A region of [Bacteroides] pectinophilus DNA encodes the following proteins:
- a CDS encoding SseB family protein, translating to MNSLRAQDILKHITGDEDYGVAMMQKLPLDEAIAVEGDLLNACIKEADEKKNANDAAFFGDMQEAFRPIIIDKIRNESHLWVIYSDVNGYPYDVDGDMLVVYDYNKSKEITDRLNAQGYLAVLSLATPEQFANEVAHMYRNGYKNVRFVGGNETPFIVSREELYPYDKFMKEDYVTNPALSQAMIALFQETRKTSKVEEGAPEEAFTRMLKKREEEFVTALKNAEFMVPCVKTENGEEIEISFQYLDVTEQIGSDNGEKVIAIPVFTDGFEMNKCYPGKTEDMLCTFDELVATVVELGASGIIINALGISHYMSVKTLEAL from the coding sequence ATGAATTCACTTAGGGCACAGGATATATTAAAGCATATTACAGGGGATGAAGATTACGGTGTGGCAATGATGCAGAAGCTCCCGCTTGACGAGGCAATTGCTGTTGAAGGTGACCTCCTTAATGCATGCATTAAGGAAGCTGACGAAAAGAAGAATGCAAATGATGCTGCTTTTTTCGGGGATATGCAGGAAGCATTCAGACCTATAATAATCGATAAGATTCGCAATGAATCACACCTCTGGGTAATATACAGTGATGTTAACGGATATCCGTATGATGTTGACGGAGATATGCTTGTTGTATATGATTACAATAAGTCAAAGGAGATTACAGACAGACTTAATGCACAGGGATATCTTGCAGTGCTTTCACTTGCAACACCTGAACAGTTTGCTAATGAAGTAGCTCATATGTATCGTAACGGATATAAGAATGTAAGATTTGTCGGTGGCAATGAGACACCGTTCATTGTATCAAGGGAAGAACTCTACCCGTATGATAAGTTCATGAAGGAAGATTATGTAACTAATCCGGCACTTTCACAGGCTATGATTGCGCTGTTCCAGGAGACAAGAAAGACATCTAAGGTAGAAGAGGGTGCCCCTGAGGAGGCATTTACAAGGATGCTTAAAAAGCGTGAAGAGGAATTCGTGACAGCTCTCAAGAATGCTGAGTTTATGGTGCCATGTGTTAAGACTGAGAATGGAGAAGAGATAGAGATATCATTCCAGTATCTTGATGTTACAGAACAGATAGGAAGCGATAACGGAGAGAAGGTAATAGCAATTCCGGTATTTACAGATGGATTTGAGATGAATAAGTGCTATCCCGGCAAGACAGAAGATATGCTCTGCACATTTGATGAGCTTGTTGCAACTGTCGTTGAACTCGGGGCGTCAGGAATTATAATCAATGCACTTGGAATAAGCCATTATATGAGTGTAAAGACACTTGAGGCATTGTAG
- a CDS encoding cupin domain-containing protein, with product MKPYTTLEEALASRKPGKKGYTLLDGENGCTNGCRCGVSVYDNTEFPPDYGAHEDQEGFYVLEGEGTARLGDLEIDIKPGDAFVALAGVKHTIKCKMADRPVKVLWFHSAV from the coding sequence ATGAAGCCATATACAACACTTGAAGAAGCATTAGCTTCAAGAAAGCCGGGGAAAAAGGGATATACACTTCTTGATGGGGAGAACGGATGTACCAATGGATGCCGATGCGGCGTATCAGTATATGATAATACGGAATTTCCTCCCGATTATGGCGCACATGAGGATCAGGAAGGGTTTTATGTGCTTGAAGGGGAAGGAACCGCAAGACTTGGAGACCTTGAAATTGATATTAAGCCCGGAGATGCATTTGTTGCACTTGCCGGAGTAAAGCACACCATAAAGTGTAAAATGGCTGACAGACCGGTTAAAGTATTATGGTTCCATTCTGCGGTATAA
- a CDS encoding glycoside hydrolase family 88 protein, with protein sequence MDVIVKYIDELLERSTPEAPMWNIEKIKQGLKSNWNYIDGCMIKAVLEMYSISKDKKYLDFADAFIDYRVHDDGTIEGYDINEKNIDNVNAGKTLFELYDVVGKEKYRKAIDLIYNQISIMPRTKNGSFWHKDIYPEQVWLDGLYMGMPFYMEYETRYNNKKNYPDIFQQFRFVIENMRNPLNGLYFHAIDTSKKMFWCDKVTGLSQLSWLRAIGWFSMALLDTIDKCDQTDEKYADDIKLMRDAFVDLIDSMLKYQDESGMWYQIVNFGGMDGNYLETSGSSIMAYAILKGVRFGYLPDSYRQYAEKAIDGICDKYLTTKDGEMHLGGICLVGGLGGKTRRHGTYDYYMSEPVVEDDAKGVGPFLLAYTELLRYKKMD encoded by the coding sequence ATGGACGTGATTGTTAAGTATATTGATGAGCTGCTTGAGAGAAGTACTCCTGAAGCTCCAATGTGGAACATCGAGAAGATTAAGCAGGGGTTGAAGTCAAACTGGAATTATATCGACGGATGCATGATTAAGGCAGTTCTTGAGATGTATTCTATATCTAAGGACAAGAAGTATCTTGATTTTGCAGATGCATTTATTGATTATCGTGTACATGATGATGGAACAATTGAAGGATATGATATTAATGAGAAGAATATAGATAATGTTAATGCAGGCAAGACATTATTTGAACTGTATGATGTTGTAGGTAAGGAGAAGTACCGTAAGGCAATCGACCTCATTTACAATCAGATTTCAATCATGCCAAGAACGAAGAACGGAAGCTTCTGGCATAAGGATATATACCCTGAACAGGTATGGCTTGACGGACTTTACATGGGTATGCCATTCTATATGGAATATGAGACAAGATATAATAATAAGAAGAATTATCCTGATATTTTCCAGCAGTTCAGATTCGTTATAGAGAATATGCGTAACCCTCTTAATGGATTATATTTCCACGCAATAGACACATCTAAGAAGATGTTCTGGTGCGATAAGGTTACAGGACTTTCACAGCTTAGCTGGCTCAGGGCTATCGGATGGTTCTCAATGGCACTTCTTGACACTATTGATAAGTGTGACCAGACAGATGAGAAGTACGCTGATGATATCAAGCTTATGAGAGATGCATTCGTTGATCTCATTGATTCAATGCTTAAGTATCAGGATGAGAGCGGAATGTGGTATCAGATAGTTAACTTTGGCGGAATGGATGGTAACTATCTTGAAACAAGCGGAAGCTCAATTATGGCATATGCAATTCTCAAGGGTGTACGATTCGGATATCTTCCTGATAGCTACAGACAGTATGCTGAAAAAGCTATTGATGGAATCTGTGACAAGTACCTTACAACTAAGGATGGCGAGATGCATCTTGGTGGTATCTGCCTTGTAGGTGGACTTGGCGGCAAGACAAGACGTCATGGTACATATGATTATTACATGTCAGAGCCTGTTGTTGAGGATGATGCTAAGGGAGTTGGACCATTCCTTCTTGCATATACAGAGCTTTTAAGATATAAGAAGATGGATTAA
- a CDS encoding sensor domain-containing diguanylate cyclase, whose amino-acid sequence MEKLCKFFENLDEFVYVADIDTYEIVYMNRKTLDEYGYSSLDEVKGKKCYEVLQKSATPCTICNNAMLEEGRFKEWRYFNPLLNKHLLLKDTMMQDNGRRYRIELALDATTEEVKNGMIREYQNLEEIVNEGLRLALRAPMPDDSINVLLEYIGKELDCERIYIFEKDDRGYDNNTYEWCTSGVEPQIQNLKNLSPDVCESWYHNFSHDKNIMIEYLEDIKDSNRMLYNVLAPQNIHSLAVVPLYDDGKIIGFYGVDNPPARSLEYSTNMLKIMGHFIVSALKRRDLVKELETMGMTDQLTKLGNRFAMDRYISEIRPESSIGAVYCDITGLKRVNDSQGHIAGDNLIIRASQCLARTFDGYGVFRIGGDELLALCPGISEHDMTALVEKLRTDMPDYNVIMAVGAIWRSSNKESMDRLLSESEKLMYEDKARYYANANIDRRR is encoded by the coding sequence ATGGAAAAATTATGTAAGTTTTTTGAAAACCTTGATGAGTTTGTATATGTTGCTGATATAGACACATATGAGATAGTGTATATGAACAGAAAAACACTTGATGAATATGGATACAGCTCATTGGATGAAGTTAAAGGGAAAAAATGTTATGAAGTGTTGCAAAAAAGCGCAACGCCATGCACAATATGCAATAATGCCATGCTTGAAGAAGGCAGATTCAAGGAATGGAGATATTTTAATCCGCTGCTGAACAAGCATCTGCTGCTTAAGGATACAATGATGCAGGATAATGGCAGAAGATACAGAATAGAGCTGGCATTGGATGCTACAACAGAAGAAGTGAAGAACGGAATGATTCGGGAATATCAGAATCTTGAGGAGATTGTGAACGAAGGGCTGAGACTTGCGCTTCGAGCACCTATGCCGGATGATTCGATTAATGTTCTTCTGGAATACATAGGCAAAGAGCTTGATTGTGAGAGAATATATATATTTGAAAAGGATGACAGGGGATACGATAATAATACATACGAGTGGTGTACAAGCGGAGTAGAACCACAGATACAGAACCTGAAGAATCTGTCACCGGATGTCTGTGAGAGCTGGTACCACAATTTCAGCCATGATAAGAATATAATGATAGAGTATCTGGAGGATATTAAGGACAGCAACAGGATGCTTTACAATGTGCTTGCACCGCAGAATATTCATTCGCTGGCGGTAGTACCGCTGTATGACGATGGAAAGATAATCGGCTTCTACGGTGTTGACAATCCACCGGCCAGATCACTTGAGTATTCGACCAATATGCTCAAGATAATGGGGCATTTTATAGTATCTGCACTGAAGCGCCGTGATCTGGTAAAAGAACTTGAGACGATGGGAATGACAGACCAGCTGACCAAGCTTGGCAACAGATTTGCAATGGACAGATATATATCTGAGATAAGACCTGAGAGCAGTATAGGTGCGGTATATTGTGATATAACAGGCCTCAAGAGAGTTAATGACAGTCAGGGACATATTGCCGGAGATAACCTCATAATAAGGGCCTCACAGTGTCTTGCAAGGACATTTGACGGATATGGTGTGTTCAGAATAGGCGGTGACGAGCTTCTTGCATTGTGTCCCGGAATCAGCGAACATGATATGACGGCTCTTGTAGAAAAACTCCGTACTGACATGCCGGATTATAATGTAATTATGGCAGTTGGCGCAATATGGCGCAGCAGCAACAAAGAGAGCATGGACAGGCTGTTGTCAGAGTCTGAAAAACTAATGTATGAAGATAAAGCGAGATATTATGCGAATGCAAATATTGACCGCAGACGTTAA
- a CDS encoding adenine phosphoribosyltransferase gives MKKLEEYVRSIPDFPEKGIIFRDVTSVIQDADGLHLAIDGLQNILDGVDFDVVVGPESRGFIFGVPVAYNMHKAFVPVRKKGKLPCETVSQEYALEYGTATIEMHKDSIRPGQKVVIIDDLIATGGTTEAIIKLVEQLGGKIVKIAFLMELEGLKGRDKLAGYSMDSVIKYPGK, from the coding sequence ATGAAAAAGTTAGAAGAATATGTAAGAAGTATACCGGATTTTCCTGAAAAAGGAATTATATTCCGTGATGTAACAAGTGTTATTCAGGATGCGGACGGACTGCATCTGGCAATAGATGGATTACAGAATATTCTTGATGGTGTTGATTTTGATGTTGTAGTAGGTCCGGAATCAAGAGGATTTATATTCGGAGTTCCTGTTGCATATAATATGCACAAGGCATTTGTTCCGGTGCGTAAGAAGGGAAAGCTTCCGTGTGAGACCGTTTCACAGGAATATGCACTTGAGTATGGTACGGCAACAATAGAGATGCATAAGGATTCAATCAGACCGGGACAGAAGGTAGTAATTATTGATGATCTTATTGCAACAGGCGGAACAACTGAAGCTATCATAAAGCTTGTAGAACAACTTGGTGGAAAGATTGTTAAAATTGCATTCCTTATGGAGCTGGAAGGCCTTAAGGGAAGAGATAAGCTTGCAGGATATTCAATGGATTCCGTAATTAAATATCCGGGCAAATAG
- a CDS encoding sugar phosphate isomerase/epimerase has translation MRIGIRAHDVAYAPLAELIPNIHNQGFHCMHIALNKSIKEFNPALETMTPGLACYIRELCRKNDVDVAVLGCYKNLCNPDSVQHAAIVEQYKTHIRFASVLGCGVVGTETGAVNTEYKYEPANHSEEALELFIQNVRPIVEYAEKMGVIFAIEPVYKHIVYNVERARKVLDAINSPNLQIIFDPVNLLSIDNYKQQDEIIEQAFDLLGPDIAVVHAKDYVIENGELKSIAAGTGGMNYPLLLKKIKEHKPYVHVTLENTVPSNAVATREFMEKLYAEV, from the coding sequence ATGAGAATAGGAATTCGTGCGCATGATGTTGCATATGCACCGCTCGCAGAGCTTATACCTAATATACATAACCAGGGCTTTCACTGTATGCATATAGCGCTTAATAAATCAATAAAAGAATTCAACCCGGCACTTGAGACAATGACACCGGGGCTTGCATGTTATATCAGGGAATTATGCCGCAAGAACGATGTTGATGTTGCTGTGCTTGGATGCTACAAGAACCTTTGTAATCCTGACAGCGTACAGCATGCAGCAATTGTTGAGCAGTATAAGACACATATACGCTTTGCAAGTGTGCTTGGATGCGGTGTCGTGGGAACGGAGACAGGTGCGGTTAATACAGAGTATAAGTATGAACCTGCTAACCATTCAGAAGAGGCACTTGAGCTTTTTATACAGAACGTAAGACCGATTGTTGAATATGCGGAGAAGATGGGAGTTATATTTGCTATTGAACCTGTTTACAAGCATATTGTATATAACGTGGAGCGTGCAAGAAAGGTGCTTGATGCAATCAATTCGCCTAACCTGCAGATAATATTTGATCCTGTCAATCTGCTCAGTATTGATAATTATAAGCAGCAGGATGAGATTATAGAGCAGGCATTTGACCTGCTTGGACCTGATATTGCTGTTGTGCATGCCAAGGATTATGTTATAGAGAATGGAGAACTTAAGTCTATAGCAGCAGGTACAGGCGGGATGAACTATCCTCTTCTCCTTAAGAAGATTAAGGAACATAAGCCATATGTACATGTTACGCTTGAGAACACAGTTCCATCTAATGCAGTGGCAACAAGAGAATTTATGGAAAAGTTATATGCAGAGGTTTAA
- a CDS encoding phosphotransferase, translating to MAFEDRTVTDRIAGRVLPLYGWQHTHIAKMIMVSENASYAIINRMTGSTDAVLRISRPGYHTLAELVSEVRWIDALAGYGHGINPAKVLPSLDRSCIRSIIGDDGVEYYCIMFEYINGVCLEECINEKILECFKTLGHMTAWMHIQSASWKDIVSIHRMHFNYENIIGEQVDWGRWQDRKDIDRCSAYVMSEASDIIKLRLSDYGINNANYGLIHADMRLANIIIANDDNSMRVIDFDDCGFGWFVSDFASSVSFMEERAIVPYLKDAWLNGYSAVRTLSDRDIGMIDTFVMMRRLQLTAWMAGHPESSPVKLYKENWIKNTKTLAHKYLSGE from the coding sequence ATGGCATTTGAGGATAGAACCGTTACAGACAGAATTGCCGGGAGAGTGCTTCCGTTATACGGGTGGCAGCACACACACATTGCAAAGATGATAATGGTCTCTGAGAATGCATCATATGCAATTATTAACAGAATGACGGGAAGTACGGACGCAGTACTTAGAATAAGCAGGCCGGGGTATCATACCCTGGCTGAGCTTGTTTCTGAGGTAAGATGGATAGATGCACTTGCCGGATACGGACATGGGATAAATCCTGCAAAAGTCCTGCCGTCACTTGATAGAAGCTGCATCCGGAGCATCATTGGTGATGATGGAGTTGAATATTACTGCATTATGTTTGAATATATTAATGGTGTATGTCTTGAAGAATGCATCAATGAAAAGATATTGGAATGCTTTAAAACACTCGGACATATGACAGCGTGGATGCATATACAGTCTGCATCCTGGAAAGATATAGTATCCATTCACAGAATGCATTTTAACTACGAAAATATAATAGGAGAACAAGTTGACTGGGGAAGGTGGCAGGATAGAAAGGATATAGACAGGTGTTCGGCATACGTAATGTCAGAAGCGTCTGATATAATAAAGCTGAGACTGTCGGATTATGGCATAAATAATGCAAATTACGGACTTATCCATGCAGATATGCGGCTTGCCAACATTATTATTGCAAATGACGATAATTCAATGAGAGTAATCGATTTTGATGACTGTGGGTTTGGATGGTTTGTAAGTGATTTTGCGTCATCAGTAAGCTTTATGGAAGAGAGGGCAATCGTGCCGTACCTCAAAGATGCATGGCTTAACGGATATAGCGCGGTGAGGACACTCTCTGACAGGGACATAGGGATGATAGATACATTCGTAATGATGAGAAGGCTCCAGCTTACTGCGTGGATGGCGGGACATCCCGAATCTTCGCCTGTGAAGCTGTATAAAGAGAACTGGATAAAGAATACAAAGACGCTTGCGCACAAATATCTTTCGGGAGAATAA